In Pararge aegeria chromosome 5, ilParAegt1.1, whole genome shotgun sequence, one DNA window encodes the following:
- the LOC120624050 gene encoding vacuolar ATPase assembly integral membrane protein VMA21 homolog — protein MIEGKANELPDFQVFQTVIKYCLFIIIVPVLSFFVVKILIFDTILHLEPVTSSVYAAVVAVVVLHVTLGLYIYRAYSESDKPPPKPVKKD, from the exons ATGATTGAAGGAAAGGCGAAT gaattacCCGACTTTCAAGTGTTTCaaacagtaataaaatactGTTTATTCATCATAATTGTACCAGTATTATCGTTCTTCGtagtgaaaattttaatatttgacaCTATATTACATTTGGAACCCGTCACAAGCAGCGTCTATGCCGCAGTAGTAGCTGTGGTTGTGTTACATGTAACACTTGGTCTGTACATTTACAGAGCGTATAGCGAGAGTGACAAACCGCCTCCGAAACCGGTCAAGAAagattaa
- the LOC120624049 gene encoding piRNA biogenesis protein EXD1-like: MDNLYMKGELLQVHTKNCEVIEGRFYNMTNDKSKISLYEVKELPKTKPNENVCHYYEPEIRSIVRLKDPGGQAFLKITQKEYEDIIKISKKYIYINQIDHTFHEAVEDINQYNYIAISTDGANMGRKCKMPFLVLSTPQQIYIFDIQVLQYHAFDSGLKKILESESPKKIVHDCRKLSDCLFHKHNVTLKSVFDTQVGDIIITKNKTGCIASQVKSLPECLNIYLGLKLNTIEDKLDIVQCTERPLSVIIKETLARNICFLHRLSEMMNDQMMLPFLRGVECYVENLRSCDDFKAWELCGKQYQIPKDFKSAIEY, encoded by the exons ATGGACAATCTGTACATGAAAGGTGAACTTCTCCAAGTTCACACAAAAAATTGTGAAGTAATCGAAGGAAGATTCTACAACATGACTAATGACAAATCTAAAATATCTCTCTATGAAGTCAAAGAGTTGCCTAAGACTAAACCAAATGAGAATGTTTGCCACTACTATGAACCGGAAATAAGGAGCATTGTGAGACTGAAAGACCCTGGTGGGCAAGCATTTTTAAAGATTACACAAAAGGAATATGAGGATATTATAAAGATATCAaagaaatacatttatattaaccAAATAGATCATACTTTTCATGAAGCTGTGGAAGATATAAATCAGTATAACTACATAGCTATTAGCACTGATGGTGCTAATATGGGGCGTAAATGTAAGATGCCATTTCTTGTGTTATCCACACCACAacagatatatatttttgatattcaAGTACTACAATATCATGCTTTTGATTCTGGTCTCAAGAAAATACTGGAAAGTGAAAGCCCAAAAAAGATTGTCCATGATTGTAGAAAGTTATCAGACTGCTTATTTCACAAGCACAATGTGACATTGAAGTCTGTGTTTGATACTCAG GTGGGAGACATTATCATCACAAAGAACAAGACAGGATGTATTGCAAGTCAAGTAAAATCATTGCCTGAATGCCTTAACATTTATCTTGGTTTGAAACTTAACACGATCGAGGATAAA CTGGACATAGTGCAGTGTACTGAACGGCCACTGTCAGTAATCATAAAGGAAACTCTTGCGAGGAACATTTGCTTTTTGCATCGTCTTTCGGAAATGATGAATGATCAAATGATGCTTCCCTTTTTACGGGGAGTTGAATGCTACGTAGAAAATCTCAGATCATGTGATGACTTCAAAGCATGGGAGCTATGTGGCAAGCAGTATCAAATACCAAAGGATTTTAAGAGTGCAATTGAGTATTAA